Part of the Candidatus Cloacimonadota bacterium genome, TCAGAATACTCAATTTATACCGAACCCAATATCATGAAAATTGTGTTGCGCAATATACTGAGCAATGCCATCAAATTCACCGCTTCCGGGGGTAAAATTAAGATTTTCTGCACAAAAGTGAAGAACTATGCCTACCTAAACATAAGCGATAACGGAGTGGGCATGAGCACAGAAGAGATCGATAACTTGATGCGGGATAATTTGAAACCCAAAGCAGGCACAAACAAGGAAATCGGCATGGGCATGGGTTTACACCTGTGTTTAAGCTATCTTAAGCTACTAAAGGTGGAATACGAAATCCATAGCGAGTTGAATAAGGGAACGCAATTCATCCTTAAGCTGCGCATAGCAGATCGGTAACAAATTCAAGCTTTATTAAGTGGCAATCACAAAATTCTAGGTATTGCAGATTGCAATATATATACAAGTTTGTATTACTATTAATCGGAATTTGGCATATAGAGCCTGCAACGGCTTGGCAAGAATCAGCTTGACAGTATTTGACGTGGTTTTCAAGATAATTTGCATGAAAACTTATTGGCAAATAGCATTTAGAATCCAGCACATCAACTCTTGTGAGCATTGTTTAACGATTGGAAAGGGAACATCACCGCAACGCAGATGAATTCTCTATCTTCTCCAATTGAGGTAGCATAATGCCAAATACGCTACAGGCAATAAGCATTGGTGCCATGATCCCTGCGGGAAATTATGGCAAAGTATTTAGCAGCCATACCAAAGCAGTCAATTTTATCTACAAGAATCAGGTAATAACCATCTGCAGCCGACATATATGTGCAGGACCATTTAGAATAGTTCTTTCAGAAAGTGATGTATCTGCTTTGGACAGTTTCAGTTTGCAACATGGCATCCTGCAGATAGCTGGGCAAGTATGTAACACATCGACTGCCAATATTTACCAGATTAACTGCTTACAGCCGGTTTTGGATGCGCAAATGCGGCGGATACGTATTAAAAAGTGCTTTATGCACTATTTGGACAAGGTACCACCATTTGGAGTGGGGGCATTGCTGAGGGCAGAAGAAGGCAACCTTAAAGGATTTGAGCTTGCTTTGGCAAAAAGCTATAAACAAGGGCAAAAACTATTTAGTGAAGAAAACTATTCCGAAGGGATTAAGTGCTTTAAAGGCAAAGGATACGGTCTAACTCCGGGTGGTGATGAC contains:
- a CDS encoding DUF2877 domain-containing protein, with the protein product MPNTLQAISIGAMIPAGNYGKVFSSHTKAVNFIYKNQVITICSRHICAGPFRIVLSESDVSALDSFSLQHGILQIAGQVCNTSTANIYQINCLQPVLDAQMRRIRIKKCFMHYLDKVPPFGVGALLRAEEGNLKGFELALAKSYKQGQKLFSEENYSEGIKCFKGKGYGLTPGGDDFLAGYILGLAYRQKMGKKDLSEILAVLLYESLSENYLSNTFLIQAAQLLPNRDWLDFFEALESNTKDPLPFMQQISALGASSGYDTLSGFFAAWEMI